The window TGAAAAATTGCTTAGGCCATTTGGTTTATTTGAAATAATTCTTGATGTTATTGGTACGTCTATTGCTTGGCCTTGTACGTTTGTCTCGGTAAGTCCTTCTTACACTTGtaataattaaaatctatgattaATTTCTATAACGTGCACATGTATGCTTATACAtggatggttcatttttaggtggttCGTGAGGATTGATGAAGATAGATGCCGACCCAAGACGTTATCCTTTGCTTGTCGTTAATTTTACATTTTTTGTCAAATGTTATTAGAAGTCTTTATATGTTGGATTATTTATGAATTTTTTATGTTTAGTGTTTTTTAATTTATGAGAATAATTTATTGAAATTTAATTATGTTTTAATTAATATTTGttcttaatatttaatataaattatttattattaaattggTGTCCATAATTCAATTAAATAAAAATCTGGTTGGGAAAAACCGCCCAAATACTGAAAACCAAATGCAAATTTGGATATTCGAGTCGAACCCGAATTTCCAAATCAGACCCAAATTTTTTAAACTGGATCCGACTATCCAAACCGGATCATAATGTGCGAAATTGTGATCGAATATACAAAAACGGAACCGAAACTACTATGACATGTTAGGACTTATAATTAGGTTATAATAAACTTCATACAATATCATTTTTAGTAccctttttgtggtactaaatcaATATCTATTTATATTAGGACTATTTTTGTGTGGTCATACGGATGTTTATCTTTTCATATGAGGACCCTTTAAATGGTATTAATCTCTTAATCAGTATATTATATTAGGACTCTTTTGTGGTCATACGGAAATTAGTCTCTTTTATCTTAAGACCATTTCGAGGGTATTATTCTTCCTAATCATTAAATTAGGACTCTTTTCGTGGTACTATATTTTAGTGCGTGTATGTTAGGACCCTTTTTTGTAATAGTAATGTAGTATTACTTTATATTAGGACACTTCTCTTGGTTCTAAAGTAAAATATCGTATTTTTACGACCCTTTTGTTGGTATTAATGTACTATATCTTTATATTAGGACTTTTTTCTAGGTACTAACttacaacttttttttttataatacgacTCTTTTTTGGGTACTTAAATTAGTATATCAATACTTCAGGACCCTTTTATTGGTAATAACATGGTATATCAATATATTAGAACTCTTTTCTTGGTACTAAAATGGTCTAACGAGACATGGTCAGTGTCCTATAAAGTACTTTTTAAATACCCTTTTGTGTGTCTCAAAATACTATAAGATAATTAAACCATAAATAAAATGTCCTAATATGTACATCTATAAGGACCCTATCAATGTTGCTAATGAGACTCTTACATAGGTTTCATAATGTGATTTACGTTTTAGGACCCTTTTAACTTTATACAACCGTCTTATAGGAGACGCCATTTCGGTGCGTCCTTTGAAGTGAAAGGTCCTAAAATAGCACATTTTAGGACACTTTAGGTCTTTACGTGGGAAAAATATTGCTCTTTTGGGAAAGTGGTTTTGGCGAGCTAAAATCGAGCCAAAGACACTTTGGGTCTTAATTATTAAGAGTATTTATGGTTCTAATGGGCTACTTCCCCCTACACGTCTCTCCGGACCATTAGGGGTGAGTCGCGTGTGGTCCAATATTTTGCGTGCAGGTGTCATGATCGAGAAGATGGATATCAAGTTTGCTTCGTCTTTCTCAAAGGTTATTGGTGATGGTTCGGACACGAGGTTTTGGGAAGATCCATGGGTTTGCGGTACTCCATTGAAGCAAAAATTCACGCGCCTTTACTACTTGGAAAAAGAACCGGAAGTAAGAGTAAAAGACCGTGTTTCTTGGATTGATCGAAATATGACTTGCAATTTTAGATGGACACGCAATGTCTCGGGTCGCACTTGTAATGATCGCGACTCTCTTCTAACGCTACTAAATGCTTATGTGAAACAAGAAAAGGTTATGGATTCGTGGATTTGGGATTTTGCGGGTAATGGGCTTTTCACCACAAAGAAGTTAGCAAATTTACTCGATGGTAATATTCTTAATAAAGGGTTGTTGGTTCGTGAAGAATTTTTGAAGAATCGGTTAACTCCTATTAAAATTGCAATTTTCATATGGAGGGCATTAAAAAGGCGGATTCCGGTACGTATCGAACTTGATAAAAGAGGTATAGACTTGGATTCCGTTAGATGCCCTTTATTTGATGATGATGTGGAAACCATTGAGCATACTTTAATCTTTTGTCATCATGCAATGGATATTTGGGTTCGGGTCTATAAATGGTGGGGCTTAGGTACGGTTTCGAAACTAAGCATAAATGAAATATTTCGAGGCAAATGTAATCGATCCTTATCCCCTCTTTGTTCGAGTATTTGGCAAGCAATTGAATGGACGTACGGATATTTGATTTGGAAAAATAGAAATCAAAAAGTTTTTTCGGATTCTTCATGGAGCGGTCTTACGGGGTTAATGGAGATTCAACTCAAGTCTTTTGAATGGATTTCTAATAGATTGAAGAATAGAAAGTTAGATTGGTTAGGTTGGATCTCGAATCCATGGTCTTGTCTTGTGTAGCATAGCATTTTGTAGTTGCTTCCTTTGCAACTTGGTTGTAGTCGAGTTTCGCATTTGTGTGTTTCATTGTCGATCCTTTCTCATTGTACGGGGTTCCCCCTTAGTGGGCTTGTGTTAATTTTTTCTtgcttttcgaattttttttcgcaAATATAAATATCGCTCTTGGAGCATGTGCGTTGCATGACTGTTAATGAGCGAAAAAAAATTATACATGTAATGGTATCAAATGGTTAGGGTATTTAAAAATTGTTGACTGCATTtcaaaaacattatatatatatatatatatatatatatatatatatatatatatatatatatatatatatatatatatatatatatatatatatatatatatatatatatgtgtgtgtgtgtgtgtgtgtgtgtgtgtgtgtgtataggtGTATAGATATATAGTTTTATGAACCCGTTCGTTAGATGAAATTGTAAAAATATGATTTGGCACCCGTTTAATATATTTTCGTAAATATGATTTTGCAACtggtgaaataaaataaaatagtccTCCTATTTGTATGGAGTACATGGTTTTTTTCCCATGTTAGCATAATAGAGATTATTGCTTGGATTTTTAAGTTTAATAGATTTGTTGAATAAATCAATTTTCATAATCCTATTAACTAATATGCGGCCATTTTTATCTTCGTTAATTGGATCAAGTTAATTAAtagataattatttttattaaagatatTTTAATTGATTTATGATGTCATCCAAGTAGGTTAaattttttctattttctttttaatttttttaatgaaGGAAATTGTTTTTTTACGATGTCATCACTTTAGCATTATAATAGAatctatagatatatatatatatagaaatgtgATCATGTGAGAATGTTCTCATTTATATAAATGGTGAGAACAGATCTTGGCCGTACATACTTTTAATCAATGGTTATGAATATTTAGGgttatttaaaattaaaaagtgaGCGAAAAGGGCATATATGGAAAATCTCGTTCCTTAAACTTCTCATATAATCCGATATTAAATCTATAGTAGAAATTCGATAAATTAATACTCGATTATTTAATAAACTCTCTAAGATAATATTTTTTGCTTGTTCCGACTCGGGGATAGGGTACTAAATTAATAATTCGATAAAATTATAAGATAATACAATTTTGATAATTTCTTTAGACcccatataaaatataaattaataatttctTATACAGTATATAGCATATTACATGTTTCTTGAAAAATGACTCAACTGTCTTTTGTTTTTTGTTGAAATCAATTTCCCCTTGAATCTCATCCCTAATTTTCCTTAGCATGGTAAGAACTTCTGGTGTTGTTTTCTCATAGCTCAACAAGAAATTATTCAATGTGATTGCCTCTTTAATAGCTTCGTTTCGCGAAGGGGGCTCCATTGTAGaactttcatcatcttcttcatcgatATCATCTTTATTAATTCCAATAACGCTTTCAATAATTTCTTCATCGGTCAACAACTGTGCAACTACATTTTCTTCTGGGTGAGTCAGAACATCTTCGACATCCAAATTGGGCATAAATTGATACATTGAACACAAGAAGCATAATaaggtgggagattgaaggtttcttTCAAATTGGGCTGTTCATTTGATATACATGCATTGTATACAATAATTAAGTGGAAGGTTGAAAGGTGTTTGTAAACTAAGTATTCtactataaattaataaaatattaattaatatattaattaataattattaacttatcGATTAATTAATAACCCTTTTAATTAATAAATTTTGGTGGTCCCAAATGTATTATTTTATAGAGTTTCTACTGTATATGAAATCTATAACCACCTCCATCATGTTAACGTCATTTCCGGTCAAACATGAACACATCTCTATCTTCTTCTATTCTTTTTTCAACAAATTTTGTcaatatttaatttataaaaccTAGTAAAAAATAATGGATTATGATTTTTCATATAAAACAAGTGATTGAGTCAGTGCATACGGGCTTGTCTCTTAAAGTCTCGGTTGCATCCACACTAATAACTCGAAACTCTCAGGTGCATCTACGTTCAATTGCTTGAACAATCGAGTGTATTCGCATCCATCGCTTGAACTCTGTGGTGCATCCACGTTTATCCTCGAAGTCTCTAGTTCATCCATGTTCATCGCATGAAGTCTATGGGTGCATCCATGCTCATCGCATGAAATCTAGAGTGTGCTCATCGCATGAAATCTAGAATGTGGATGCAAAATTCATCCTTTTTCCACGTTTATTGATTGATCGTAATTTTAGTTTAGACCATTTCTAACGCGCCCCGTGCTGGAGATCCGGTGCACCCAACAAGCCATTAGCACGTAGCTAATACAGCGTGCTGGTGGGTAAAATGGCCGGCATGctggaagctagcacagatacacatTCACACAGATACACATTcacatatacacaaacatatacaaCATTTTATCTCAAACGCAAACCATGAGTTCAAACAAGGTTTCGATTGATGTTTATTACGGGGGCCGAGCTGAGTATGAGTGGAAGTCATACATAGGTGGGGGGAAAATCTTTTGAGGATGTCGATGTTTCCGACTTTGattggtcaaagttgaaaaaattcATCGAAAAAGAAGCGTCTTACGTTTTTACTCAAATTGTGTACTTCGACGAAGGGCATCAGTCGTTGATGTTTTTGTTTAACGTTGAGTAATGGGATGCACAAAAAGATTGAGCCAAGACACGACCATGTCGAATTGAGTTGTATCTCGTAAACATGGGTGAATCGACTTACAATCAGGCACTCCGATTCGAGTAGCCTTGAGTCCGGTTACGTCAGTCAATACTCAATATATTAAAAAATTTATTATGTATTGTTTTTTAATTTTTAGGGCGTTTTTAATGTAATTTAGGACTTTTTATTATGTATTTTTTCATTTTTAGGAATTTTAAATAAAGTAATTTAGGACTTTTTAATGTAATCGTATTTTTTAATTTGAATTTTTgtgtgttttattaaatttatttgttttttttataatttacaaaataatatataaaagtaattaaaaTCAATAACaaatgaaagaaaaatgaaaaagaaattaaaAGTACCCCACCTCGTATACCCAGCAACACGCCACTCAGCACGCCACTCCATTAGCCAGCAGTTTACCAGCACGCCCATAGCTCCCTACCCTACCCAACAACATGCCAACACGCCTGAGAGGGTTAAAGATGGTCACTAAACGTGTACATAAATACTAATGTCATAACCATGAGGGTGGTGGTTACATGGTAAGACTCTATATTCCAATGTGGAGGTCAAGGTTTTGATTCCTTGCACCTACAAAGTAATTCTCCCTCATGGCCATGGAGGTTCGCCGGCAATGAATCCGGGCTTTTCGCAAAGTGGGTAGTCGCCCTGGGATTAGTCAGTTAAAAAATGTTGGATAcccagtgataatgctaaaaacggacatatatttcatagcattatccttcaagaaagacaagcttttggttgcaatctatttacaagtgatattcgtttaaataataaaaggtgaagacaaaagacagattcgacgatttgaagacgcaaacgaccaaaacgctaaaaagtacaagatacaattcaaatggttcaatttattgataagaaacgtctaaaagttacaagagtacgagctgcgtaatgcaaagtacaagatattaaatagtacgaaagaacgttcgaaaatccgaaaccgggacatgaaccaactatcaacgcgcaatgCAACGGACCTAaatttacaagtcaacgatgcacaagaatataatataatatatatataattatattatatatattatattatatatatatatatatattaaataatcgagcagcccacgttttaattgacaatgtgagctggtacagctggccatgctatcgcatggccaggtagtgtaaatgtcatgcggtcgcatgagctactgtagctggccaggttctataaaaagtcagtttgctcgacgaattGTGTACACCTTTTATCTATCTCTTActccctcatatatatatatatatatatatatatatatatatatatatatatatatatatatatatatatatatatatatatatatatatatttataattttaattttaatttaagattaataataataaggttatagtggcgaatgttgtaagtttgtaagtcgaaattctgtccgtgtaacgctacgctattaatactcattgtaagttatgttcaacctttttaaattaatgtctcgtagctaagttattattatgcttatttaagccgaagtaatcctgatgttgggctaaatattaagattgggtaattgggctttgtaccataattggggtttggacaaaagaacgacacttgtggaaactggactatgggctattaatggactttatatttgtttaactgaatgatagttcgttaatttaatatagagatttacaatttgacgtatctataaataaccatatatactcgatcggatacgatgggcgggatatttataagtactaataatcattcatttaaccggacacgggaacggattaatagtcaatagactcattaaaacaggggtggattatgtacaagaacacttggcgtaattgttaacaaagtattaagaccttgttacagtttaagtccccaattagttggaatatttgacttcgggtataaggataatttgacgaggacactcgcactttatatttatgactgatggactgttatggacaaaaaaaaccgtatggacatcttaaataatccaggacaaaggacaattaacccatggtaataaattaaaatcaacacgtcaaatatcatgattacggaagtttaaataagcatgattcctttattttatatatcatcacacttttatttactgtcattttatttattgcactttttatcgtacttttaattatcgcaattttatcgtcattttatcgcacttttatttatcgcaattttattatcgtcatttactttacgctttaaattaagttatatttatttttaatattttacattaggttttaattgtgattaaagttttaaaatcgacaaaccggtcaataaacggtaaaaaccctccttttataataataatattaatacttatatatatatatatatatatatatatatatataattatacaaatatagtttaaaatatagcgttaaacttggctagctccctgcggaaagaaccggacttactaaaaactacactactttacgattaggtacactacctatagttttgtagcaaggtttaggtatatccactctataaataaataaataacttgtgtaaaattgtatcgtatttaatagtatttcgcaataaaaatataactatttcgtatacgctgctgcacacacaagtaatttttggcaccgctgccggggacacttaacgccgaagcgaaacgctattttctaaaaaaaagattttattaagttttaattcattgtcataaaaatacgttttaaatattaaaaataaaaatttaaaacataaaaaaaagagtaaaacgaaaatatatattttataaagtataaaagtatttttttagatcttaaaaatataagtgtattttaattacttattttaaattttgtaaaattataaagtaaaaagtaaaaaaatatatatatattacgctgAACCTGCATTTTTTTGGCCTGCACTTAATCTGTGCCTGCACTCCATGCGACCACATGGCCCAGACACacataactcatgcgatcgcatgagtgtgtctGACAGGGTCTGATCCTTAGTCTGGTCGAATTAGGgtttgattattaataataattataattaattaattaaactagggtttagttatttaatatttagttttagtttttaattaaatttatatttttaaattttaattagttatatagattagtacttttataaaatataatataaatataatatttttataaaattgtattttgatcacattagtttatttttataattcgtatctttttaatcgtttattcgtaatatttgtattttatcgttcgtaattagttttaagactagtattttgccgtagttactttatttctagatttttaggctttgccgtaaaatctcttaagtactttttctttagactaagatttaggtactttagaattttgcgacgccgttttaagattttagtactttttaagttattgccattttggatatagaattcttttaagctttaatacttttagacgcaacttttagacttaagtttttagaattctaagtttcgacgctttattttcttatttttattttttttcgactgtttgtttttcgacatttgttttccgaccttttatttttcgacgtttttcgacgcactctttttctttcttatttctcgacgctctagtttttaggacatacagttttctttattttctttaaatttcaacgaaaaattattttaagcggttaaattgatagacatccaaaattttctggttcgtagtaatagttggatttgttagtggcgagttgtaggcttccgatttaaaaggtcctggctacctgctgcatctattggctattcgaaacgtgggcaaaatcagaaaagtctattaatttgatagcttatataatttttatcttttataactaataggatattcagtgaatgcaccgagcaaaacgttcaccacctttcatacgttcaccacctgtaactcgatcaagacatttagccaatattgtcgccgttgatttttctttagaatcgtcatctagtcgaccaagtactccaattcaaatttccgataatccattttttgaacccgacctcacaattgagaatccggaggatattcaagaacaattcagagatcctgcaccactaatcattcctcctgaaccacaaatcactcatccagagattgtcgaggaagaaactattaaataagaatcctctagtgattcagattcaacaaactcaatcatggaaaatctggaacctctaagtatggaagaccgaatgagagctaaacgcactggccaaggtcacgcaattactcaaccagacattaatgcgctagattatgaaatcaaaggacaaatcctacacatggtaactaatcaatgccaatttagtggtgcaccgaaggaagatccaaacgaacatcttcgtacctttaataggatctgcactctatttaaaataagagaagttgaggatgaacagatctatctcatgttatttccctggactttaaagggagaagccaaagattggttagaatcgttacctgaaggggtgattgatacatgggacgtcttagttgaaaaatttcttaaacaattcttttcggcatctaaagccgtgagacttcaaggagaaattgttacgtttatgcaaaagccaaatgaaactctatatgaggcatagacaagatttggaaagttgttgagaggatgcccgcaacatggtttagacatttatcaaatagtacaaatattctatcaaggatgcgacatcactacaagaaaagacatcgatataacaGCTGGCGGTTCcaatatgaagaaaaccacaactgaagcttacaaaattattgataacactgcttcccactcacatgagtggcaccaagaaaaagacatcgttaaatcatctaaagctgctagagccgattctagccatgacattgattccatgtccgcaaagatagatgctttcgagagacaaatggaaaagatgactaaagatattcactcaatacgaattagttgtgagcagtgtggaggaccacatttgattaaagattgtctcagtactgaacaaacaatggaacaaagagagaatgtttcatacatgaaccaaaggtctggaaataattatcaaccgccaagactaatttacaatcaaaatcagaattataactgaaatgttccatacaacaaccaacaaggtcctagcaatcaacaagtatctaacaatacttacaatcagcaaagacctatttttccaaataaaccatcacaaactgatgataaaaagccaaatttagaagacatgatatcgaagctagttcaatctcaaactcagtttttcacatctcagaaacaaaccaatgaacaaaatgctcatgcatttagaaatcaacaagcttcaattcaaaatctggaacaagaagtgagcaacctagcaaggttgataggtgaaagaaaaccggggagtgtacctagcgatacaaatgctaactcccgaaatgaaacagctaaagccattaccacaagaagtggtatcacacttaaactacctgaaatacatgtaatttctgatgattctattcctactccacaagaattacagcctgagcaagaaaaggaaaaagaaccggtatttgaaaaggttaatgaagataatacagttaaggctataccttatgttaaaccatatcaaccaccacttccttacctgagtaaaatgagaaaagaaagacttaaagccgagcaatccaaattcttggatatgtttaaacaaataaatgtcaatcttcctttcattgatttgatttcaggaatgccaagatatgccaaatttctgaaagatctaatcacaaatagaaaaaaaaaatggaagaactctcggctgttacaatgaatgcgaattgttctgcagtactgttgaataagataccagaaaaattatcagatccaggaagtttcacaattccatgttttctgggtagtcttagttcaatagaagcattggcagacttaggtgctagtaaaaATTTAATgttatattcattatacgctaaactagaccttggagaattgaaaccaacaagaataagcatacaactagcagatcgatcagtaaaatatcctagagggataatagaaaacatgctagttaaggttggtactttagtatttccagtagattttgttattctagacatggaagaagattctcgagttcctctcatattaggaagaccattcttaaacacggctaaagcaataatagacgtgtttggtaagaaactgaccctaagtatagaggacgagagtgttaccatttcggttgatagagccatgcaacaaccgcaatctgcagatgatacatgttattatattcaaactatagattcacatgctgaattgttagaagaatttccagaattataaggaacaggagaatgttctttagaagaaggaactgaaccaattgatgaagctgaaatgttagctacacttatggctaatgaatacgaaccaacaacagaagaacttcaaatgctaaaagaagaagacagatatcgatacaaatcatcgatagaagaaccaccgacattagagttaaagccacttccaaaccatttggaatatgcttatttacatgttgaat of the Rutidosis leptorrhynchoides isolate AG116_Rl617_1_P2 chromosome 5, CSIRO_AGI_Rlap_v1, whole genome shotgun sequence genome contains:
- the LOC139850069 gene encoding uncharacterized protein, producing MDIKFASSFSKVIGDGSDTRFWEDPWVCGTPLKQKFTRLYYLEKEPEVRVKDRVSWIDRNMTCNFRWTRNVSGRTCNDRDSLLTLLNAYVKQEKVMDSWIWDFAGNGLFTTKKLANLLDGNILNKGLLVREEFLKNRLTPIKIAIFIWRALKRRIPVRIELDKRGIDLDSVRCPLFDDDVETIEHTLIFCHHAMDIWVRVYKWWGLGTVSKLSINEIFRGKCNRSLSPLCSSIWQAIEWTYGYLIWKNRNQKVFSDSSWSGLTGLMEIQLKSFEWISNRLKNRKLDWLGWISNPWSCLV
- the LOC139850070 gene encoding uncharacterized protein, with amino-acid sequence MPNLDVEDVLTHPEENVVAQLLTDEEIIESVIGINKDDIDEEDDESSTMEPPSRNEAIKEAITLNNFLLSYEKTTPEVLTMLRKIRDEIQGEIDFNKKQKTVESFFKKHSCNAHAPRAIFIFAKKNSKSKKKLTQAH